From Frateuria aurantia DSM 6220, one genomic window encodes:
- a CDS encoding amino acid permease, whose amino-acid sequence MTKTAKIWRRKSVAQLQADAASPGGFRRVLGLWQLTAIGVGGIIGVGIFVLAGQQAATNAGPAVALSFLLAGLGSACAALCYAEFAGMIPVTGSAYTYGYAVLGELVAWIIGWDLLLEYALVVAVVAIGWSGYVQVLLASVGIELPIWARRSMSDATMHYYLHQLLAGLGLSYSSGPPAPTDGYRFNVIAAAASIGVAGLLSLKTEWGARFNTVVVGIKLLAVLAVVGVGVFYIHPSNWHPFVPARITDAAGVGHFGWQGVLTGASVVFFAVFGYDTLTTAAEEARNPQRDLSRAVMLSLAVAMVLYIAVSLVLTGITSYSRLGGDASVSDAFRSIGLGWLATAIAAAAVVGVTSVLFAFMLGAARIGFAMGRDGLLPAWFSRLHPRFGTPARPTMLLGCFTGLVAGLLPISEVAELVNIGTLSAFVLVCGAVWLLRRRQPELVRGFRVPAMNLVAPLGMAFSVLLIAGLPWVTFERFLIWMGLGLLLYFGYGIRHSRLGQAEGD is encoded by the coding sequence ATGACAAAAACAGCGAAGATCTGGCGACGCAAGTCGGTAGCGCAATTGCAGGCCGACGCCGCCAGCCCCGGGGGCTTTCGGCGGGTATTGGGCCTGTGGCAGCTGACCGCGATCGGCGTTGGCGGCATCATCGGGGTCGGCATCTTCGTGCTGGCAGGCCAGCAGGCGGCGACCAATGCGGGGCCCGCCGTGGCGCTGAGCTTTCTGCTGGCAGGGCTAGGCAGCGCCTGTGCGGCGCTTTGCTATGCGGAGTTCGCCGGCATGATTCCGGTCACCGGCAGTGCCTACACCTATGGCTATGCCGTGCTCGGCGAGCTGGTCGCCTGGATCATCGGCTGGGATTTGTTGCTGGAATACGCGCTGGTCGTTGCCGTGGTGGCGATCGGCTGGTCCGGCTATGTGCAGGTGCTGCTGGCTTCGGTGGGCATCGAGCTGCCGATCTGGGCCCGGCGCAGCATGAGTGACGCCACCATGCACTATTACCTGCATCAGTTGCTGGCCGGGCTTGGGCTCAGTTATTCGTCCGGACCGCCTGCGCCCACCGACGGCTATCGTTTCAATGTGATCGCGGCCGCGGCCTCGATCGGCGTCGCGGGTCTGCTCAGCCTGAAAACCGAGTGGGGCGCACGTTTCAATACCGTCGTGGTCGGGATCAAGTTGCTGGCGGTACTGGCCGTGGTCGGCGTCGGCGTGTTCTATATCCACCCGTCCAACTGGCATCCGTTTGTACCGGCTCGTATCACCGATGCTGCAGGGGTGGGGCATTTCGGCTGGCAAGGCGTGCTGACCGGTGCCAGCGTGGTCTTCTTTGCCGTATTCGGTTACGACACCCTGACCACCGCCGCCGAAGAGGCACGCAATCCGCAGCGGGATCTGTCGCGGGCGGTGATGCTGTCCCTGGCGGTGGCGATGGTGCTGTATATCGCCGTATCGCTGGTCCTGACCGGCATCACTTCGTATAGCCGGCTGGGTGGTGATGCCTCGGTTTCCGATGCGTTCCGTTCGATCGGGCTGGGCTGGCTGGCGACGGCCATTGCCGCAGCGGCGGTGGTCGGGGTCACCAGCGTGCTGTTTGCCTTTATGCTGGGGGCGGCCCGCATCGGTTTCGCGATGGGGCGCGACGGCTTGTTGCCGGCCTGGTTCTCGCGTCTGCATCCGCGCTTCGGCACGCCGGCCCGACCGACCATGCTGCTGGGCTGTTTTACCGGGCTGGTGGCTGGCCTGCTGCCGATCAGCGAGGTGGCCGAGCTGGTCAATATCGGTACGCTCAGTGCCTTTGTTCTGGTATGCGGCGCCGTATGGCTGCTGCGCCGCCGGCAACCGGAACTGGTCCGCGGTTTCCGGGTGCCGGCCATGAACCTGGTCGCGCCGCTGGGCATGGCTTTTTCGGTGCTGCTGATCGCTGGTTTGCCCTGGGTGACCTTCGAGCGGTTCCTGATCTGGATGGGCCTGGGTCTGCTGCTTTATTTCGGCTACGGCATCCGCCACAGCCGTCTCGGTCAGGCCGAGGGCGACTGA
- a CDS encoding TonB-dependent receptor: MSCNRFGSAPRLLAISCGLALTMAALPAAANEAAPDPSPVPVAHKPKTTNLEAVTVVSRGETRQVQSISSVDLKQAVPGTSALKILGELPGVQFQSSDPFGAYEWSTQITLHGFDQSRLGFTLDGIPLGNMSYSVTNGMQVSRAISTENIASVELAQGAGALGTASNSNLGGTIQYYSADPDEKAGVRFNQMVGSDSAARSYVRLDTGDHHGFSMYVSYTGSDTDKWKGYGAQKYQQVNLKALYQWGDGNRISLFADESDRHEHDYMDLSKTSAKALGYNYDYLQPNWKAALQMANAYHNTGAYGGVANGYPGSMSGLPADYDWLDASYYSGGGIRRDYLTGLNGQFTLSDHSTLEATVYDQTSKGEGQWTTPYVSSPASGLPVSMRTTDYALDRLGGTADWKYTVGNNDIVVGLWLEQAQNTTERNYFNLYGPFSNLFDFYSRDTPFRRDFLQKYTMQTGMAYAQDTLHFLDDRLTVNVGTKALYANTKAQSLVATSSYAQGQIAAHSGFLPQVGVDYKIDQHQDIYASYSKNIDAYGMLPFSTSQSAFDSSKSTLKPESSQTYELGYRVQTGQFEASADLYYTHFANRLLATTPCSAIQTCASVLSNVGGVKSKGADVAVVWHPNRHVRWLNSVSWNNSKYQNDYLNGGLVETRGKYVVGIPSWMYSSTLNLRFGHLSFDVDGKYTGRRYITYTNDSSVGGYWLFNAGVNYDFGRVIRDVEDISVGFNVYNLGNQRYFASVGTSGWVASDPNGYWQTLQVGAPRQFFFNVNVKI; encoded by the coding sequence CAACCGTTTCGGTTCAGCACCCCGTCTGCTCGCGATTTCCTGTGGCCTTGCCCTGACGATGGCGGCTTTGCCTGCTGCTGCCAATGAAGCTGCGCCCGACCCGTCTCCCGTGCCGGTGGCTCACAAGCCCAAGACCACCAATCTGGAGGCGGTGACGGTGGTATCGCGAGGCGAAACCCGCCAGGTGCAGTCGATCAGCAGCGTCGATCTCAAGCAGGCCGTGCCGGGGACCAGTGCGCTGAAAATTCTGGGCGAGCTGCCCGGGGTGCAGTTCCAGTCGTCCGATCCCTTCGGTGCCTACGAGTGGTCGACCCAGATTACCTTGCACGGTTTCGATCAGAGTCGGCTGGGCTTTACGCTGGATGGCATTCCGCTGGGCAATATGAGCTATTCGGTGACCAATGGCATGCAGGTGAGTCGTGCCATCTCTACCGAGAACATCGCCTCGGTAGAGCTGGCCCAGGGGGCGGGTGCCTTGGGCACCGCATCCAACTCCAATCTCGGCGGTACCATCCAGTATTACTCGGCGGATCCCGACGAGAAGGCCGGCGTCCGCTTCAATCAGATGGTCGGTTCCGACTCCGCGGCCCGCAGCTACGTGCGCCTGGATACGGGCGACCACCATGGTTTTTCCATGTATGTGTCCTACACCGGATCGGATACCGACAAGTGGAAAGGTTATGGCGCCCAGAAATATCAGCAGGTCAATCTGAAGGCCTTGTATCAATGGGGCGACGGCAACCGGATCAGTCTGTTTGCAGATGAATCCGATCGCCATGAACACGATTACATGGATCTGTCCAAGACCAGTGCCAAGGCGCTGGGCTACAATTACGATTATCTGCAGCCGAACTGGAAGGCGGCCTTGCAGATGGCCAATGCCTACCACAACACGGGTGCCTATGGCGGCGTGGCCAATGGATATCCCGGTTCGATGTCGGGCCTGCCCGCGGATTACGACTGGCTCGATGCCTCGTATTATTCCGGTGGCGGTATCCGTCGGGACTATCTGACCGGCCTCAATGGCCAGTTCACCCTCAGTGACCATTCCACGCTGGAAGCCACCGTTTACGATCAGACCAGCAAGGGCGAAGGCCAGTGGACCACGCCGTACGTGAGCTCGCCGGCCTCGGGGCTGCCGGTCTCGATGCGGACCACCGATTATGCGCTGGACCGCCTGGGCGGCACCGCCGACTGGAAGTACACCGTCGGCAACAACGACATCGTGGTCGGGCTGTGGCTGGAACAGGCGCAGAACACCACCGAGCGCAACTACTTCAATCTCTACGGACCCTTCAGCAACCTGTTCGATTTCTATTCCCGCGACACCCCGTTCCGGCGTGACTTCCTGCAGAAATACACGATGCAGACCGGGATGGCCTATGCCCAGGACACGCTGCACTTCCTGGATGATCGCCTGACCGTGAATGTAGGCACCAAGGCCTTGTATGCCAACACCAAGGCCCAGTCACTGGTGGCTACCAGCTCCTATGCCCAGGGCCAGATCGCTGCGCACAGCGGCTTTCTGCCCCAGGTCGGTGTCGACTACAAGATCGATCAGCATCAGGACATCTACGCCTCCTACAGCAAGAACATTGATGCCTATGGCATGCTGCCGTTCTCGACTTCGCAGTCGGCCTTTGACAGCAGCAAGTCGACGCTGAAGCCGGAGTCCTCGCAGACCTACGAGCTGGGTTATCGGGTGCAGACCGGGCAGTTCGAGGCTTCGGCCGATCTGTACTACACCCACTTTGCCAATCGACTTCTGGCCACCACGCCATGCTCGGCCATCCAGACGTGCGCATCGGTGCTCAGCAATGTCGGCGGAGTCAAGAGCAAGGGCGCCGACGTGGCCGTGGTCTGGCATCCCAACCGCCATGTCCGCTGGTTGAATTCGGTTTCCTGGAACAACTCCAAGTACCAGAACGACTATCTCAATGGCGGGTTGGTGGAAACCCGTGGAAAGTATGTGGTCGGCATTCCCAGCTGGATGTACTCCTCCACCTTGAACCTCCGCTTCGGCCACTTGAGCTTTGATGTCGACGGAAAATATACCGGTCGTCGCTATATTACCTATACCAATGATTCCTCGGTCGGCGGCTATTGGCTGTTCAATGCCGGCGTCAATTATGATTTCGGCCGCGTGATCCGCGATGTGGAAGATATCAGCGTCGGCTTCAACGTCTACAATCTCGGCAATCAGCGTTATTTCGCCAGTGTCGGCACCAGCGGCTGGGTGGCAAGCGATCCCAATGGCTATTGGCAGACGCTGCAGGTCGGTGCACCGCGACAGTTCTTCTTCAATGTCAATGTGAAGATATGA